The Montipora foliosa isolate CH-2021 chromosome 1, ASM3666993v2, whole genome shotgun sequence genome has a window encoding:
- the LOC137967959 gene encoding uncharacterized protein, translated as MDHITAARGPFVCFQPDFVSCALSQFSPQYCKGVEKDDSDFIDISNSSAEDYLRMLFHRAGFAKQYDTSGLRLLPCPRGTFVNIADTSPLPGCTDCPAGGYYSDTGAFVSDSCRKCPNGTFVHKNKAPGKSHFDCGACPQGTEGKLFAGFRACHCREGFFRRHMFEGCESCENHAGFKCEKGAVTLQLGYWWKWENDTNKELYKSFTKVLHGNSPVEIQSIIEYPYSLPRPHKCPRPESCQGGFNSTCNVGYEGPLCEVCSPGYYKQLKTCRECPSKTWMIAQLSVIAAVIVIITAVVVWRGRKQAKKKQGRSLVDIVLGRLKIVIGFYQVIFGVLEAFAYIKWPDSLSLIGKYSEMLQLNIFQIAPINCLFPILKVNAFGRLFAMLGINAAVIIIAIITYGIRKALLTRKTFQSREEKMKKISESKQLAYRTVFFFLFVTYLSTCSKTANVLPLACRKLCLDENSEKCNTFLKVDFNIKCSSQEFRRSVIVAYCSILYIMFLPIAALAVLWRHQRSLKKYGDGSDDEATYSQHSNPEIVTGLRFLLANYNNRSWYWELVETARKVTLTSGIILIGSESRAYIGLAYVMSGLYAMFFAFKQPIAEPSENKLMVCSLAVTFVNLAIGAVSRIPAERVHSSVDMDHIMFHALVFGANFLVIGILVVQYVWYIYRFVKEWRKNPQWSLSCCLALLLPLNDLQNEIRGMTGNDLLKQQLQTGKFNAPSVSGALKESGAVSFDLDCIHEKPKESVEPPSVNFGFEESESESGGLEEDDADKVAFDTRKKLDHLANPKETLEEFKENGAVIVHLACIHERPKESVEPRSVNFGFEESESGGLEEEDADKVAFDTRKKLDHLANPKETLEEFKESGAESFVLACIHEKPKESVEPRSVNFGFEESESGGLEEEDTDKVAFDTRKKLDHLANPKETLEEFKESGAESFDLACIHEKPKESVEPRSVNFGFEESESGGLEEEYTDKVAFDTRRKLDDLAYPR; from the exons GTGGTTATTATTCAGATACTGGAGCTTTTGTCAGCGACAGTTGCCGGAAGTGTCCAAATGGCACCTTCGTCCACAAAAATAAAGCACctggaaaaagtcattttgaCTGTGGCGCTTGTCCTCAAG GGACGGAAGGAAAGTTGTTTGCTGGATTTCGGGCATGTCACTGTCGTGAGGGATTCTTTCGAAGGCACATGTTTGAAGGTTGCGAGTCATGTGAAAACCATGCTGGATTCAAATGCGAAAAAGGTGCCGTTACTCTTCAACTCGGTTACTGGTGGAAATGGGAGAAtgatacaaacaaagaactttacaaatCCTTTACAAAGGTCTTACACGGGAATTCTCCTGTTGAAATCCAATCCATCATTGAGTACCCATACTCTCTTCCTCGACCACATAAGTGCCCAAGACCGGAATCATGTCAGGGCGGATTTAACTCCACATGTAATGTTGGATATGAAGGACCATTGTGTGAAGTGTGCAGTCCTGGATATTACAAACAGTTGAAGACATGCAGAGAGTGCCCATCAAAAACATGGATGATCGCACAGCTTTCCGTCATAGCAGCAGTGATTGTTATAATCACTGCGGTTGTGGTTTGGAGAGGCAGGAAACAAGCCAAGAAAAAACAAGGTCGCTCCTTAGTTGATATAGTTCTTGGAAGACTAAAGATTGTTATCGGTTTTTACCAGGTTATTTTTGGAGTTCTTGAAGCATTTGCATACATCAAGTGGCCAGACTCTCTCTCCCTTATTGGAAAATATTCCGAGATGTTACAGCTAAATATTTTCCAGATTGCTCCTATCAACTGCCTCTTTCCAATTCTAAAAGTCAATGCTTTTGGAAGATTGTTTGCTATGCTTGGTATCAATGCTGCAGTCATCATTATAGCAATCATTACTTATGGCATTAGGAAGGCCTTATTAACCAGAAAGACCTTCCAGAGTCGagaggagaaaatgaagaaaatttccgAATCAAAGCAGTTGGCCTACAGAAcagtctttttcttccttttcgtaACCTATCTAAGCACCTGCTCGAAGACAGCAAATGTTCTTCCCCTTGCTTGTCGCAAACTGTGCCTTGACGAAAACAGTGAAAAGTGCAATACGTTTCTAAAAGTTGACTTTAATATCAAATGTTCCAGCCAAGAATTCCGACGATCAGTGATTGTTGCGTACTGCAGTATTTTGTATATCATGTTTCTACCTATAGCTGCCCTGGCGGTTCTTTGGAGACACCAAAGGTCATTGAAGAAATATGGCGACGGAAGCGATGATGAAGCCACATATTCCCAGCATTCAAATCCCGAAATTGTCACAGGCTTACGGTTTTTACTCGCAAATTACAACAATCGCTCGTGGTATTGGGAACTTGTCGAAACAGCTCGAAAGGTGACCTTAACTTCAGGCATTATCCTGATAGGAAGTGAGAGCAGAGCCTATATTGGGTTGGCTTATGTTATGTCAGGTCTCTATGCCATGTTCTTTGCGTTCAAGCAGCCGATAGCAGAGCCCTCTGAGAACAAATTGATGGTTTGTTCCCTTGCTGTAACTTTCGTCAACCTTGCAATAGGTGCTGTGAGTAGAATACCAGCAGAGAGAGTACATTCCTCGGTGGACATGGACCATATCATGTTCCACGCATTGGTATTTGGAGCAAATTTTCTAGTGATTGGAATTCTTGTGG TCCAGTACGTCTGGTATATCTACCGCTTTGTCAAGGAGTGGCGCAAAAATCCACAATGGTCTCTTTCGTGTTGCCTGGCGTTGCTTTTGCCTCTTAATGACCTCCAAAACGAAATACGAGGAATGACAGGAAACGATTTGCTGAAACAACAACTGCAAACTGGTAAGTTTAATGCGCCATCAGTATCTGGTGCGCtcaaggagagtggagcagtaagctttgaccTTGACTGTATTCATGAGaagccgaaagagtcagttgaacctccatcagtcaactttggctttgaagaaagcgaaaGCGAAAGCGGTGGTCTTGAAGAAgacgatgctgacaaagtggcatttgacacaagaaaGAAACTGGACCATCTCGCAAACCCGAAAGAGACATTAGAGGAGTTCAAAGAGAATGGAGCAGTAATCGTTCACCTTGCCTGTATTCATGAGAGGCCGAAAGAATCAGTTGAACCTCggtcagtcaactttggctttgaagaaagcgaaaGCGGTGgtcttgaagaagaagatgctgacaaagtggcatttgacacaagaaaGAAACTGGACCATCTCGCAAACCCGAAAGAGACATTAGAGGAGTtcaaggagagtggagcagaaAGCTTTGTCCTTGCCTGTATTCATGAGaagccgaaagagtcagttgaacctcgatcagtcaactttggctttgaagaaagcgagaGCGGTGgtcttgaagaagaagatactgacaaagtggcatttgacacaagaaaGAAACTGGACCATCTCGCAAACCCGAAAGAGACATTAGAGGAGTtcaaggagagtggagcagaaAGCTTTGACCTTGCCTGTATTCATGAGaagccgaaagagtcagttgaacctcgatcagtcaactttggctttgaagaaagcgaaaGCGGTGGTCTTGAAgaagaatatactgacaaagtggcatttgacacaaGAAGGAAACTAGACGATCTCGCATACCCGAGATAG